The Streptomyces sp. RKAG293 genome includes a region encoding these proteins:
- a CDS encoding glutamate racemase — translation MKIALLDSGIGLLAAAAALHRLRPDADLVLSSDPDGMPWGPRTAEDVTEHALACARAAAETRPDALIVACNTASVHALAALRAELEPAVPVIGTVPAIKPAAAGGGAVAIWATPATTGSAYQRRLIEEFGNGAAVTEVPCPGLADAVQHADDAAIDAAIAVAAARTPHDVRAVVVGCTHYELVTERIRAAVERAGGPAVTLLGSAEAVAAQALRRLGALPDPAAEPSGSLTVILSGRRSELPVSALAYPEGAALGAGRIRLSPSA, via the coding sequence GTGAAGATCGCGCTGCTGGACTCCGGAATCGGCCTCCTGGCGGCCGCCGCCGCGCTGCACCGGCTGCGGCCGGACGCCGACCTCGTACTGTCCTCGGATCCCGACGGGATGCCGTGGGGACCGCGCACCGCCGAGGACGTCACGGAACATGCGCTGGCCTGCGCGCGGGCGGCCGCGGAAACCCGCCCCGACGCGCTGATCGTGGCGTGCAACACCGCCTCCGTGCACGCCCTGGCCGCGCTGCGGGCGGAGCTGGAGCCGGCCGTGCCGGTGATCGGGACGGTGCCCGCCATCAAGCCCGCCGCCGCGGGCGGCGGGGCGGTGGCCATCTGGGCCACACCCGCGACGACCGGCAGCGCCTACCAGCGCCGGCTGATCGAGGAGTTCGGCAACGGGGCGGCGGTGACGGAAGTGCCGTGCCCCGGGCTGGCGGACGCCGTCCAGCACGCCGACGACGCGGCGATCGACGCGGCCATCGCCGTCGCGGCGGCCCGTACGCCGCACGACGTGCGCGCCGTGGTCGTGGGCTGTACGCACTACGAGCTGGTGACGGAGCGGATCCGCGCCGCCGTCGAGCGGGCCGGCGGTCCCGCCGTCACCCTGCTCGGGTCGGCGGAGGCGGTCGCCGCCCAGGCCCTGCGCAGGCTCGGCGCGCTTCCCGACCCGGCGGCGGAGCCGTCCGGCAGCCTGACGGTGATCCTCAGCGGCCGCCGGTCCGAGCTTCCCGTGTCCGCGCTGGCCTACCCGGAAGGCGCGGCGCTCGGCGCGGGCCGCATCCGGCTCAGCCCGTCGGCCTGA
- a CDS encoding TerD family protein, translating into MRKGTNVPVSVPAVRVELGWRTGPGVPDVDASALLLVGGKVRSDADFVFYNQPAHASGAVRHEGKRTAGDAVTDTLSVDLSGVEPAIETIVLVASSDGGTFGRVPGLHIRLSDPSNGAELARFDSTDASVETAFVLGELYRRQGAWKFRAVGQGYDSGLGGLATDFGISVDEPAAPAPVTAPAPVAPQPYQAPPQPHPAYQPPPQQYQAPPPPPQQYQAPPPPVQPPAAPPAAPQPVRLTKVTLTKEAPSVSLTKQGGVSGAMRVNLSWQMHKQFKGWGRKSGKPSAFHSDLDLDLCALFELADGSKGVIQALGNAFGSLHQPPYLHLDGDDRTGGSESGENLTINLDHKQAFRRILIFVTIYEGARSFAGLHATVTLQPLNGAPIDFSLDECTVPSNVCALALITNQGGDLVVQREARYLVPQRGVSPQRTVDYAYGWGMNWTPGRK; encoded by the coding sequence ATGCGCAAGGGCACGAACGTGCCGGTGTCCGTGCCGGCGGTCCGCGTGGAGCTGGGATGGCGTACCGGTCCCGGTGTCCCGGACGTGGACGCCTCCGCCCTGCTGCTGGTGGGCGGCAAGGTCAGATCCGACGCCGACTTCGTCTTCTACAACCAGCCCGCGCACGCGTCCGGTGCCGTACGGCACGAGGGCAAGCGCACCGCGGGTGACGCGGTGACGGACACCCTGTCCGTCGATCTCAGCGGTGTGGAACCGGCCATCGAGACCATCGTGCTCGTCGCCTCCAGTGACGGCGGGACCTTCGGGCGGGTCCCCGGTCTGCACATCCGCCTCAGCGACCCGTCGAACGGCGCGGAACTGGCCCGCTTCGACAGCACCGACGCGTCCGTGGAGACGGCGTTCGTGCTCGGCGAGCTCTACCGCCGGCAGGGCGCCTGGAAGTTCCGCGCGGTGGGCCAGGGCTACGACAGCGGACTCGGCGGGCTCGCCACGGACTTCGGGATCTCGGTCGACGAGCCCGCCGCGCCCGCACCGGTGACCGCTCCCGCTCCCGTGGCGCCGCAGCCCTACCAGGCCCCGCCGCAGCCGCACCCGGCGTACCAGCCGCCGCCGCAGCAGTACCAGGCACCGCCGCCCCCTCCGCAGCAGTACCAGGCACCGCCCCCGCCGGTGCAGCCGCCGGCCGCTCCGCCGGCCGCGCCGCAGCCCGTGCGGCTCACGAAGGTGACGCTGACGAAGGAGGCGCCGTCGGTCTCCCTCACCAAGCAGGGCGGCGTCTCCGGCGCGATGCGGGTGAACCTGAGCTGGCAGATGCACAAACAGTTCAAGGGCTGGGGGCGCAAGAGCGGAAAGCCGTCGGCCTTCCACTCGGACCTCGACCTCGACCTGTGCGCGCTGTTCGAACTCGCCGACGGCAGCAAGGGCGTGATCCAGGCGCTCGGCAACGCGTTCGGATCGCTGCACCAGCCCCCGTACCTGCACCTGGACGGTGACGACAGGACCGGCGGCTCCGAGTCCGGTGAGAACCTCACCATCAACCTGGACCACAAGCAGGCGTTCCGCAGGATCCTCATCTTCGTGACGATCTACGAAGGCGCGCGCAGCTTCGCCGGACTGCACGCGACCGTCACCCTCCAGCCGCTGAACGGCGCCCCGATCGACTTCTCGCTCGACGAGTGCACCGTGCCGTCGAACGTCTGCGCCCTCGCGCTCATCACCAACCAGGGCGGTGACCTGGTGGTGCAGCGCGAGGCGCGCTACCTGGTGCCGCAGCGCGGGGTGAGCCCGCAGCGCACGGTCGACTACGCCTACGGATGGGGCATGAACTGGACGCCCGGCCGTAAGTGA
- a CDS encoding NUDIX domain-containing protein — protein sequence MPIPEFIRAIRAKAGNTLLFMPGVVMVVFDDHGRVLLNRRSDTGHWALIAGIPEPGEQPAAAAVREIQEETAVVAVVERILGVFTNQVIEYPNGHLAQYMDVVLLCRAVGGTAKVNDDESLDVGWFAPDTLPELAPLHRERIALALKDEPAAWFVPAPDPGLPGR from the coding sequence ATGCCGATTCCCGAGTTCATCCGCGCCATCCGTGCCAAGGCGGGCAACACGCTGCTGTTCATGCCCGGCGTCGTCATGGTGGTCTTCGACGACCACGGCAGAGTGCTGCTGAACCGCCGCTCGGACACCGGGCACTGGGCGCTGATCGCCGGCATTCCCGAGCCGGGGGAGCAGCCGGCCGCGGCCGCGGTGCGGGAGATCCAGGAGGAGACCGCGGTGGTCGCCGTCGTCGAGCGGATCCTCGGCGTCTTCACCAACCAGGTGATCGAGTACCCCAACGGGCACCTCGCGCAGTACATGGACGTGGTGCTGCTGTGCCGGGCCGTCGGCGGCACGGCGAAGGTCAACGACGACGAGTCGCTCGACGTCGGCTGGTTCGCCCCCGACACGCTGCCGGAACTCGCGCCGCTGCACCGGGAGCGCATCGCGCTCGCCCTCAAGGACGAACCGGCGGCCTGGTTCGTCCCGGCCCCGGACCCCGGGCTCCCCGGCCGCTGA
- a CDS encoding glycosyltransferase, which translates to MTVLTWVAGVSLLAWVWLLLAQGFFWRTDVRLPGPAADPGGGAGAWPTVAVVVPARDEAAVLPLSLPSLLAQDYPGRAEVFLIDDGSTDGTGDTARSLGALHGGLPLTVASPGELPAGWTGKLWGVRHGIALATERTGAEYLLLTDADIAHEPDSLRALVAAARAADLDMVSLMARLRVETVWERLIVPAFVYFFAQLYPFRWINRPGGRTAAAAGGCVLIRRSAVEAARVPESIRHAVIDDVALARAVKGGGGRIWLGLADRVDSVRPYPDLGELWRMVSRSAYAQLRHNPAVLAATVAGLVLVYLVPPLAALGGAAAGAWPLCALGAAAWAVMTATYLPMLRYYRQPLWLAPLLPFTAALYLLMTVDSAVQHYRGRGAAWKGRTYARPDASV; encoded by the coding sequence GTGACGGTGCTGACGTGGGTCGCTGGGGTGTCGCTGCTGGCGTGGGTGTGGCTGCTGCTGGCGCAGGGGTTCTTCTGGCGGACGGATGTCCGGCTGCCGGGGCCGGCGGCCGACCCCGGCGGCGGGGCCGGAGCGTGGCCGACGGTGGCCGTCGTCGTGCCCGCCCGTGACGAGGCGGCCGTGCTGCCGCTGAGCCTGCCCTCGCTGCTGGCGCAGGACTATCCGGGCCGGGCCGAGGTCTTCCTGATCGACGACGGAAGCACGGACGGGACCGGTGACACCGCCCGCTCGCTCGGCGCGCTGCACGGCGGGCTGCCGCTGACGGTGGCCTCGCCCGGCGAGCTCCCGGCGGGCTGGACCGGGAAGCTGTGGGGCGTACGGCACGGCATCGCGCTGGCCACCGAGCGCACCGGAGCGGAGTATCTGCTGCTCACGGACGCGGACATCGCGCACGAGCCGGATTCGCTGCGCGCGCTGGTGGCGGCGGCGCGGGCGGCGGACCTCGACATGGTGTCGCTGATGGCCCGGCTGCGCGTGGAGACGGTCTGGGAACGGCTGATCGTCCCGGCGTTCGTCTACTTCTTCGCCCAGCTGTACCCGTTCCGCTGGATCAACCGTCCGGGCGGCAGGACGGCCGCCGCGGCCGGCGGCTGTGTGCTGATCCGCCGCTCGGCCGTCGAGGCGGCCCGGGTGCCGGAGTCGATCCGGCACGCGGTGATCGACGACGTCGCGCTGGCCCGCGCGGTCAAGGGCGGCGGCGGCCGTATCTGGCTGGGGCTCGCGGACCGGGTGGACAGCGTGCGCCCGTACCCGGACCTGGGCGAGCTGTGGCGGATGGTCTCGCGCAGCGCCTACGCGCAGCTGCGGCACAATCCGGCGGTCCTGGCGGCGACCGTCGCCGGGCTCGTCCTCGTCTATCTGGTGCCGCCGCTGGCGGCGCTGGGCGGTGCGGCGGCGGGGGCCTGGCCGCTGTGCGCCCTGGGCGCGGCCGCGTGGGCGGTGATGACGGCGACCTATCTGCCGATGCTGCGCTACTACCGGCAGCCGCTGTGGCTGGCGCCGCTGCTCCCCTTCACCGCGGCGCTGTATCTGCTGATGACCGTCGATTCCGCGGTGCAGCACTACCGCGGCCGGGGCGCGGCCTGGAAGGGCAGGACCTACGCGCGTCCCGACGCCTCGGTGTAG
- a CDS encoding MOSC N-terminal beta barrel domain-containing protein, with amino-acid sequence MSTHALLSALYIYPVKSLRGLAREAADVEPWGLAGDRRWMLVDADGRVITQRQQTSTALVTAQPSGGGSLRFTAPGQEALRVARPEQGTPEPVLIFHDKVDAVAAGDEAATWFSDYLGVRARLVYMAGPAVCRPVDPEYSRPGDTVSFADGFPLLLTTTASLDTLNTHIAQGANAAEGPLPMNRFRPNAVVDGTEGWAEDGWRRIRIGAVTFRVAKRCARCVVPTTNQDTAERGREPMRSLAKHHRIDGATIFGQNLIPEHPGTLRVGDPLTILE; translated from the coding sequence ATGTCGACGCACGCCCTGCTCAGCGCCCTGTACATCTACCCGGTCAAATCGCTTCGCGGCCTGGCCCGCGAAGCGGCGGACGTGGAGCCGTGGGGGCTCGCCGGAGACCGCAGGTGGATGCTGGTGGATGCTGACGGGCGCGTCATCACGCAGCGGCAGCAGACGAGTACGGCACTGGTGACCGCGCAGCCGTCGGGGGGCGGCTCGCTGCGGTTCACCGCGCCCGGCCAGGAGGCCCTGCGGGTGGCCCGGCCGGAACAGGGCACGCCGGAACCGGTGCTGATCTTCCACGACAAGGTCGATGCCGTCGCGGCGGGCGACGAGGCCGCCACCTGGTTCAGCGACTATCTCGGCGTGCGGGCGCGCCTGGTGTACATGGCCGGCCCGGCGGTCTGCCGCCCCGTCGACCCGGAGTACTCGCGCCCCGGCGACACGGTGTCGTTCGCCGACGGCTTCCCGCTGCTCCTCACCACCACGGCCTCGCTCGACACCCTCAACACCCATATCGCACAGGGCGCCAACGCGGCCGAGGGACCGCTGCCGATGAACCGGTTCCGGCCGAACGCGGTCGTGGACGGCACCGAGGGGTGGGCCGAGGACGGCTGGCGGCGGATCAGGATCGGCGCGGTCACCTTCCGGGTCGCCAAGCGCTGCGCGCGCTGCGTCGTACCGACCACGAACCAGGACACGGCGGAACGCGGTCGCGAACCGATGCGCAGCCTGGCGAAACACCACCGGATCGACGGCGCGACGATCTTCGGCCAGAATCTGATCCCCGAACACCCCGGAACCCTGCGGGTCGGCGACCCGTTGACCATCCTGGAGTGA
- a CDS encoding glycosyltransferase — protein sequence MRVAMLSGPDGPRRPDAWHRAAATVADVVELVTVGALSTPPLPGLPFAGRDERCPHRYEIEAAQGSRSRPADSAAGQRATAGRMEAVLRIETVECGAIDVLHGHAPGAAGQLPWLSRTTGIPYVLSEHDRRWLGHPTRPLPGLLDRRRAARLYREAAAVLPVSDVLLARLGELGLPGRHLLVPHPVDTGALPDVPARARIRQDPVRIVAAGPLVGNEGWDVLVDAFAEALGKDARLRLRIIGDGPGLGAVRDHLRRAGTDGAAVLTGDLGRKETLHALAHADLFVDPRHVSGFGTTALDALCCGTPVVGGRTGALPELVGGDGGILVPAAGPRALALALVEAAAELSRRQPAALADRTRRHFGPDAVGARLAAVYTEASGRA from the coding sequence GTGCGGGTCGCCATGCTGTCAGGACCGGACGGGCCACGGCGGCCGGACGCCTGGCACCGGGCCGCGGCCACGGTCGCCGATGTCGTCGAGCTGGTCACCGTCGGCGCGTTGAGCACCCCGCCGCTGCCGGGACTGCCGTTCGCCGGGCGCGATGAGCGGTGCCCGCACCGGTACGAGATCGAGGCCGCGCAGGGGAGCCGGAGCCGTCCGGCCGACAGCGCCGCCGGGCAGCGGGCCACCGCGGGCCGCATGGAGGCCGTCCTCCGGATCGAGACCGTGGAGTGCGGCGCGATCGACGTCCTGCACGGCCATGCCCCGGGCGCCGCCGGTCAGCTGCCGTGGCTGTCCAGGACCACCGGCATCCCGTACGTCCTGTCCGAGCACGACCGCCGCTGGCTCGGCCACCCGACGCGGCCGCTCCCCGGACTGCTCGACCGGCGGCGCGCGGCCCGGCTGTACCGGGAGGCGGCCGCGGTCCTGCCCGTCAGTGACGTCCTGCTCGCCCGGCTCGGTGAACTCGGGCTCCCCGGCCGCCATCTCCTGGTGCCGCACCCCGTGGACACCGGGGCGCTGCCGGACGTTCCCGCCCGGGCGCGGATCCGCCAGGACCCGGTGCGCATCGTGGCCGCCGGCCCGCTCGTCGGGAACGAGGGCTGGGACGTACTGGTCGACGCCTTCGCCGAAGCGCTCGGCAAGGATGCGCGGTTACGGCTGCGGATCATCGGTGACGGACCCGGGCTCGGCGCCGTCCGGGACCACCTCCGGCGCGCCGGGACCGACGGCGCCGCCGTCCTCACCGGTGACCTCGGCCGGAAGGAGACCCTGCACGCCCTCGCGCACGCCGACCTCTTCGTGGACCCGCGGCACGTCAGCGGCTTCGGCACGACGGCACTCGACGCGCTGTGCTGCGGCACCCCGGTCGTCGGCGGCCGCACCGGGGCGCTGCCCGAACTCGTCGGCGGCGACGGCGGCATCCTCGTACCGGCCGCCGGTCCGCGGGCCCTTGCCCTCGCACTGGTCGAGGCCGCCGCGGAACTGTCGCGGCGGCAGCCCGCGGCGCTCGCGGACCGGACCCGGCGGCACTTCGGACCGGACGCCGTCGGCGCGCGGCTGGCCGCCGTCTACACCGAGGCGTCGGGACGCGCGTAG
- a CDS encoding 3-hydroxybutyrate dehydrogenase: MTLISPSAADLGGRTALVTGAAGGIGRACALRLAAAGAKVRAVDRDAEGLAALHEEAAGRPGSVETLLLDLTDLDAAEQAAAGTDILVNNAGLQLVRPIEDFPPDVFSTVLRVMLEAPFRLIRGALPHMYGQGWGRIVNVSSVHGLRASPYKSAYVSAKHGLEGLSKTAALEGAPHGVTSNCLCPGYVRTPLVERQIADQAAAHGIAPERVVTEILLADSAVKRLVEPAEVAELAAYLCTEQASFITGASLTMDGGWTAH; encoded by the coding sequence ATGACGCTGATCTCGCCTTCCGCCGCGGACCTCGGCGGCCGCACCGCACTCGTCACCGGGGCCGCCGGGGGCATCGGCCGGGCCTGCGCCCTGCGGCTGGCCGCCGCCGGGGCCAAGGTGCGGGCCGTCGACCGGGACGCGGAAGGGCTCGCCGCGCTGCACGAGGAGGCCGCGGGCCGGCCCGGCTCCGTGGAGACCCTGCTGCTGGACCTGACCGACCTCGACGCCGCCGAGCAGGCCGCCGCCGGCACCGACATCCTGGTCAACAACGCCGGGCTGCAACTCGTCCGCCCCATCGAGGACTTTCCGCCCGACGTCTTCTCCACCGTCCTGCGCGTCATGCTGGAAGCGCCGTTCCGGCTGATCCGCGGGGCGCTGCCGCACATGTACGGGCAGGGCTGGGGCCGCATCGTCAACGTCTCCTCCGTGCACGGGCTGCGGGCCTCCCCGTACAAGTCCGCGTACGTCTCCGCCAAGCACGGTCTCGAAGGGCTGTCCAAGACCGCCGCCCTGGAAGGCGCGCCGCACGGCGTGACGTCCAACTGCCTGTGCCCCGGCTATGTCCGCACCCCCCTGGTGGAGCGGCAGATCGCCGACCAGGCCGCCGCGCACGGCATCGCGCCCGAGCGCGTCGTGACCGAGATCCTGCTGGCGGACTCGGCCGTCAAACGGCTGGTGGAGCCGGCCGAGGTCGCGGAACTGGCCGCCTACCTCTGCACGGAACAGGCCTCCTTCATCACCGGCGCCTCCCTCACGATGGACGGCGGATGGACCGCCCACTGA
- a CDS encoding O-antigen ligase family protein has protein sequence MRTATGGASGAMRADGRDGPEERVQGSRTDALGVAVLVGCATWSLIAAAGRPARPEGLLLALLAVTAGYAAGRIAGALLPVAAPAGMALAIVVATLVMPGRLSGTADTPPLGYPNADAALLVLATGAACCAAWSAPSPPLRLVLRALGAGAGALALALGSTAGFAASVGVLLCSLAASHMRRRLLALVGFALATAIAVGGTYAVATDTLPSGLSASLAGQLTAPRVELWRDAVGMAEDHPVRGVGPDRFRVESGGALTATEGPPTPQSAVFQVAAEQGLPGLALLGAAFAWVLCTLWRSPRSTPVVLTAGAALTGLAMLATVDHVLSYAVVTAAAGILAGLAAARPLPD, from the coding sequence ATGAGAACGGCGACCGGCGGGGCGTCAGGAGCGATGCGTGCGGACGGCCGGGACGGCCCGGAGGAACGCGTTCAGGGCAGCAGGACCGACGCGCTCGGCGTCGCCGTGCTCGTCGGCTGCGCCACCTGGTCGCTGATCGCCGCGGCGGGCCGGCCGGCCCGCCCCGAAGGCCTGCTGCTGGCGCTGCTCGCGGTCACCGCCGGATACGCGGCGGGCCGGATCGCGGGCGCCCTGCTGCCCGTCGCGGCCCCGGCGGGCATGGCGCTCGCGATCGTCGTCGCGACCCTGGTGATGCCCGGCCGGCTCTCCGGCACCGCCGATACGCCGCCGCTGGGCTACCCGAACGCCGACGCCGCACTGCTGGTCCTGGCCACCGGCGCCGCCTGCTGCGCCGCCTGGAGCGCGCCGTCCCCGCCACTGCGACTGGTGCTGCGCGCACTCGGAGCCGGCGCGGGGGCGCTGGCGCTGGCCCTCGGCTCCACGGCCGGATTCGCCGCGTCCGTCGGCGTGCTGCTGTGCTCGCTGGCCGCCTCGCACATGCGGCGGCGGCTGCTGGCCCTGGTGGGGTTCGCGCTGGCGACCGCGATCGCGGTCGGCGGCACGTACGCGGTGGCCACCGACACCCTGCCGTCCGGCCTGTCCGCCTCCCTCGCCGGACAGCTGACCGCACCCCGCGTCGAGCTGTGGCGCGACGCGGTGGGAATGGCCGAGGACCATCCGGTGCGCGGCGTCGGCCCCGACCGCTTCCGGGTGGAGAGCGGCGGCGCCCTGACGGCCACCGAAGGACCGCCCACTCCCCAGTCCGCCGTCTTCCAGGTGGCCGCGGAACAGGGCCTCCCCGGCCTCGCCCTTCTCGGAGCGGCGTTCGCCTGGGTCCTGTGCACGCTGTGGCGCTCCCCGCGCTCCACCCCGGTCGTCCTGACCGCCGGAGCGGCCCTGACGGGGCTCGCCATGCTCGCCACCGTCGACCACGTGCTCAGCTACGCCGTGGTGACCGCCGCGGCCGGCATCCTGGCGGGCCTGGCGGCGGCGCGTCCGCTGCCGGACTAG
- a CDS encoding DUF6643 family protein produces MSSPRGTYGGGYYAAPSFPDTPIYDSLVAERGTPQIAPIRVPSEYSYPSYETGRNLPALPAALPALPSGSSSQYAQYPAAQGGYNGYPSNGYQPQPAPVQHTPAPYIPQQAGGGRASGSYNGFNGANGFTGANGYNPGSTGSYPVQQPQPQAPAQGLGYDSARQAPQRPVQPRQVPNGYVEDPYQQRRPLGQGNQGYYQG; encoded by the coding sequence ATGAGCTCCCCCCGCGGCACCTATGGTGGCGGCTACTACGCAGCGCCGTCCTTCCCGGACACGCCGATCTACGACAGCCTCGTCGCTGAGCGTGGCACCCCCCAGATCGCCCCGATCAGAGTTCCGTCGGAGTACTCGTACCCGTCGTACGAGACCGGCAGGAACCTCCCGGCACTGCCGGCCGCCCTCCCCGCGCTGCCGTCCGGTTCGTCGTCGCAGTACGCCCAGTACCCGGCCGCCCAGGGCGGGTACAACGGCTACCCGTCGAACGGCTACCAGCCGCAGCCCGCGCCGGTGCAGCACACTCCCGCGCCGTACATCCCGCAGCAGGCCGGCGGGGGGCGCGCGAGCGGCTCGTACAACGGCTTCAACGGTGCGAACGGCTTCACCGGGGCGAATGGTTACAACCCCGGCTCCACCGGCAGCTATCCGGTGCAGCAGCCGCAGCCGCAGGCCCCCGCGCAGGGTCTGGGCTACGACTCCGCGCGCCAGGCGCCGCAGCGCCCGGTGCAGCCGCGCCAGGTGCCGAACGGCTATGTCGAGGACCCGTATCAGCAGCGGCGTCCGCTCGGCCAGGGGAACCAGGGCTACTACCAGGGCTGA